AAATATATCAACGACCAATACGGTCATGAAAGTGGGGATTTGTTTTTGAGTGCCATGGCACAACGGTTGCAAAAAACGCTTCGCAAGATGGATACGATTGCACGATTGGGCGGCGATGAGTTTGTCGTCATTTTGCCTGATCTTAAAAATCATAGCGATAGCATTCCTCTTTTGGAGCGATTATTACAAGCAAGTTCAAAAAAAATTATTATTAAAAATACAGAACTCAATGTTTCGGCGAGTTTGGGGGTGACTTTTTTTGATGCGGGTGATAAGATAGATGCTGATCAACTGTTGCGACAAGCCGATCATGCAATGTATCAAGCTAAAATTTCCGGAAAAAACCGCTACCATATTTTTGATTTAATCAAAGATGAAAAAATACGTACGAACAACGAACAGATAGAAGAGATCAAAACAGCTTTATCTCAAGGGGAGTTTGTGTTGTATTATCAACCTAAAGTCAATATGCGAAGTGGTGAGGTTTTGGGTGTTGAGGCATTGATTCGGTGGAACCATCCTCAAAGAGGGCTCTTGGCTCCTTGTCACTTTTTGCCGGTCATGGAAGGACATCCTCTATCCATAACTCTTGGGTCATGGGTATTAGAAACGGCCATGCAACAGATTGAAATATGGAAAAAACAGGGAATATTTATGAATGTGAGCGTCAATATCGATGCCTTGCAATTTCAAAATCATGATATTGTAAAAGAGCTAGAGATGCTCCTCTCTTCTCATCCTCTTGCTCATAATGCTATCTCTTTAGAAATTCGAGAAACCAATGCACTTGAAGATATTATTCATGTCATTGAGGTGATGCAAGCGTGTCAAAAACTTGGTATTTCATTTTCTTTAGATGACTTTGGGACGGGATATTCCTCTTTGACCTATCTCAAAAGATTGCCGGTCAAAGAGCTCAAAATCGATCAAACTTTTGTTTGTGATATGCTAGAAGATACCGATAATTTTGTGATTTTAAATGGTATCTTGGGACTTGCTAAAGCGTTTCACAAGGAGATTATTGCTGAGGGCGTTGAGAGTATTGAGCATGGTGTCATGCTGTTGCGTATGGGATGTGACAGAGCACAAGGCTATATCATTGCCCATCCGATGCCTGCAGATGAAATCGCTCAATGGAGGGAGACATGGAAACCTGATATTCGGTGGGAAAAGAGCCATGCATTGTCTCCTGAACATATTCCCTTGATACAAGCGGCGATGGAACATCGATCTTGGATTTCAAGTATCAAAAATTATTTGAGTGTGCCACATCAACAGATGCCGGTTTTAAATCATGCTGAATGTGATTTTGGTACCTGGCTTTATAATCAAGGCATCGCACAATATCATGATAATCCACACGTGCAAAAAATCCAAGAGATTCACAATCGTATTCATGATGAGGTGCATGATATCATTCACAAATTTCACTCTCACACTTTAAAAAATATTCCAAAGAAGCTTGAGTACATTGATCAATGCAGTCGTGAATTGGATGATGCGTTAGAAGAGTTTATTGAGAGTTTGGTTTGAAAATTTATGCCAAGTGGCACCAGCATCCTATCTCATGATCATTCACCATGCCACATGCTTGCATAAAGGCATAAAGGGTCACCGAGCCGACAAATTTAAAACCGCGTTTTTTGAGATCTTTGGTCATAGCATCTGAAATTTTGGATTGGGTTAAGGCCTCTTTGGCATCATGATGATGATTGATGATGGCGCGACCTCCTACATAATTCCAAAAATAACGATCCAGTGAGCCGTATTCCTTTTTGATTTTCAAAAAACCTTTGGCATTGTCAATGATGGATTCAATCTTCGCTCTGTGTTTGATAACCTGACCGCTCTCAAGAATCCGAACGACATCTTTTTCTCCATATTGTGCTACGTTTTCCAATTCAAACCCTTCAAATGCCTCACGGTATCCTTCGCGTCGTTTGAGTATCATGAGCCAGCTAAGACCCGCACTTTGGGTTTCCAGACAAAAGAGTTCAAAAAGCGCACGATCATCATGAAGCGGTTTGCCCCACTCTTTATCATGATACTCCACATAAAGAGGCTCATTAAGCTTGACCCAGCTACAGCGTTGTTGGTGCATCAGATTCCTTTCTTTTGGAAAAATATAAATAATCTATCATGATAACATAAGAGCGTTGAGAATGATAGGCTTGAAAATAAGTAGAAATCATTGTATAATCGGACACTATAAAATTAGTGCTAGGAGTGCCGGGAAAACCGGCTGAGATAAAGAATAGTGATTCTTTGACCCTTTCACCTGATCTGGGTAATGCCAGCGTAGGAAAGCCAAATTGACACACCATACTTTCACCATCTCTTTTCTCTCTTTTCACTAATCTTTTACTATAAGGAAGATTATGAAACATTGTCTAACCATCGCAGGTTCCGATAGTAGCGGAGGCGCGGGAATTCAAGCGGATTTAAAAACATTTAGTGCGCACGGTACCTTTGGGATGAGTGTGATTACTGCGGTGACCGCTCAAAATACCCAAGGGGTCTTTGATGTGCAAGATATCTCCCCCTCTACTATTGCCAAACAGATTGAAGCCATTTTTGATGATATTCGCGTCGATGGTCTCAAAATCGGTATGGTCTCCCGTCCCGAGACGATTGAGGTAATCGCCACAACACTTCAAAAATACTCCCTTCCGCCACTTGTTGTGGATCCGGTCATGATTTCAAAAAGCGGATTTGACCTGCTTCAAAGTGATGCCAAAAAAGCATTGATTGAGCTGTTGGTTCCCATGGCAACCATCATCACGCCCAATATCCTCGAAGCTGAAGTGATGCTCAATCATAAAATAAAAACATTAGAAGATATGATGGATGCGGCCAAAGAGCTCCATGCTTTTGGCTCTTCTTATGTACTGATCAAAGGAGGGCATCACATCGAAGATGCTACCGATGTGTTGTTTGATGGCTCCCACGTGTTTTGTTTAACAAAAGAGCGCATTGATACGATCAATACCCATGGTACCGGATGCACGCTCTCATCTGCCATTGCAGCCAATTTGGCACAAGGGATGAATGTGCGTGATGCGGTGGATGCCGCCAAAAAATACATCACAGAAGCGATTAAACAAGGCTTTGCGATTGGTCAGGGTGTGGGACCGGTGCATCATTTTTATAATTTTTATCACAATCAGGAGTAGAATATATGAATCAAGATACGATGAGGCTAAGTGGCTTCCAACTTTTTGCGCTATGGTTTGGCGCAGCGATTTCATTGGCAGAGATATTTACCGGTGGATTTTTGGCGCCTTTGGGCTTTATCGATGGATTAAAAGCGATTTTATTGGGACATCTCATCGGTGGGATTGTGCTGATTTTAGGAGGGGTGATTGGGGCTAACAGTAAGTTGCCTGCGATGATGAGTACGCGTATTTCATTTGGAAAATATGGCTCATATCTTTTTTCACTTTTTAATGTTTTGCAACTCATCGGCTGGACGGCGGTGATGATTATCTCAGGAGGACGCGCGGCCAATGAGCTAGGAAAAAGCCTTTTTGGCTTTGATAATATCCTAAGCTGGTCTTTATTGATTGGCATTTTGATTCTTTTATGGATTCTGTTAGGGAAAGAGGGCTTTAAAAAACTCAACGTCATTGCTGTTGTGTTACTTTTTGCTTTGACCTTGCTACTTTGTTTTGTTGTTTTTAGAGAAAGTAGCGTCTTTCAAAGTGCTAATAGTGGCAAGATGAGTTTTGGCTCAGCGTTAGAACTCAGTGTCATCATGCCGCTCTCTTGGCTCCCGTTAATCGCCGATTACACCCGATTTTCACAGAAAAAAAGCACGGGACTTTTGGGGAGTTTCTTTGGGTATTTTCTGGGCAGTTCTTTGATGTATACCATCGGTTTAGCCGTGGCGATTTACTCCAAAGATGGTGATGTGACGGTGATGATGAGTGCGATGCATCTGGGATTTTTTGCCTTGTGTATTGTCCTCTTATCGACGGTCACGACCACATTTTTGGATGCCTATTCTGCGGGGGTAACCTTTTTAAATGTGTTTCCAAAGTTCAGTGAGCGAACCGTTGCTTTTGTGATGGGGTTGATTGGTTTGGTGATTGCCATCGTCGCACCGATTGAAGAGTATGAAAACTTTCTTTATGCGATTGGTTCAGTGTTTGCGCCACTTTTTGCAATCTTATTGAGCGATTATTTCTTTTTCAAAAAAGAGCGTATTGACGAAAACCTTAACCTACATATTGGGGCATTGATAATTTGGGCTATTGGGGTTTATTTATATTATCAGTTTATAACATTAGACCTCTTAATTGGAGCGACATTACCGACGATGTTAGCCACGGCGTTATTGTTTGTGATAACTAAAAAAGGAATAAAAACATGGATATTAGAACAGAAATAAATCAAGCATTAGAGAAAATCAAAAGAGAAAAACCGCTCATCTATCATATCACCAATTATGTGACGGTGAATGATTGTGCTAATGTCGTTTTGGCTATTGGTGCGAGTCCCGTGATGGCCGATGAGGTGCAAGAAGTGGCCGAGATGGTGAGCTTTTGTGGGGCATTAGTGTTAAATATCGGTACTAGCAATACCCGTGTATTGGAGTCTATGATTGTAGCCGGACGGGCTGCTAATGCCAAAAATATCCCCGTGATCTTAGACCCGGTGGGTATTGGTGCTACTGCGTTTCGGTTTAAATCCGTAGAAAAATTGATGCAAAATGTCAAATTTAGTGTGATTCGAGGCAATATGGCTGAGATCAAAACCATCGCAGGGCTAGAAGCCAAAAGCGCAGGGGTGGACTCTTTGGAAGATGAGAAAGAGAGCCCTAAGATTGCGCAAGCCTTGGCGAAGCATCTTGGCTGTGTGGTTGCCATCACGGGTCAAATAGATAGTATTTCAGATGGAGAGCGTACCTATCTTTTGAGTAATGGACATAGTAATCTTTCCAAAGTCACGGGGACGGGGTGTATGAGTAGCTCTTTGATAGGAAGCTTTTTAGGTGCAAAAAACACTCCTTTAATCAGTGCCATCGGGGGTATTTGGAGTATGAGTATGGCGGGAGAGATGGCAGTAACACAGTTAGATGATATTCATAAAATGGGAAGTTTTCGAATCCTTTTGATGGATGAAATCGGTCAGTTAAGGGGGGAAACTTTTGATAAAAGAGGTAAAATAGAACAATATAAGTAAATTATTTTATACTTAATATGCTTTTTATCTTTAAAAATGTACAATGGCGAAACATTAAACTTCGTGAAGGACTATGATGAACAAATACGCAATAAAGTTAGCCCAAACGTGTTTGGGATGTAAAAAGCCATCGTGTCAAACCGGTTGTCCTGTCAATACTCCTATTGCGGAGATGATTCGACTTTTCTTAGCAGGCGATATCAAAAAAGCAGGACAAATGCTGTTTGATAACAATCCTCTTTCTGTTATTTGTTCGTTAGTTTGTCCTCATGAAAAACACTGTGAAGGGCATTGTGTGCTCAACAAAAAGCAAACAGCGGTGAGCGTGGGAAGTATTGAAAACTATATTTCTGATTTGTATATTAATGATGTGCAAAATACCAAACCTCAGACTAACGGGCACAAAATCGCCATCATCGGGAGCGGACCGGCTGGGATTGCATTGGCTTTTATTATGGCGACCAAAGGGTATGAGATCACGATGTATGATTCTAATGATAAAATTGGAGGCGTATTGCGCTATGGTATTCCAGATTTTAGACTCAACAAAGAGACGCTTGATATTTTAATTACCAAACTACAGCAACTCGGTGTCATCATCCGCCCAAATATCACCATCGGGAAAAATATCACGGTGAGTGACTTTTTTAGAGATGGCTTCAAAGCCGTGTTTATCGGCACAGGGGTTTGGTCTCCTAAGAAGCTTGATATCAAAGGCGAGAGTTTGGGGCATGTGCACTTTGCAATCGATTATTTGAAAAGTCCAAGTGTCTATCGTCTTGGGAAAAAAGTTGTCGTTTTGGGTGCGGGTAATGTCGCCATGGACGTAGCAAGAACGGCGGTGAGAAATGGGGCACGAGAAGTTTATATTATGTATCGTAAGGGTATGGATGATATCCCTGCCTCCAATCATGAAGTCGAATGTGCAAAGATTGATGGGGTAAAATTTGAACTTTATAAAGAGCCTAAAGAGATTAATGAAGAGGGCGTGATTTACGCAAGTACCAATAACGAAGAGTCAGGAATGTTAGAAGCCGATTCTGTTTTGGTGGCTATCAGTCAAAATCCAAAAGATAATATTAGTAAAAGTACCAAAGAAATTGAAGTTGATGGTAGGGGCTTAGTTATTGCCGATGAGAATGGCAATACAACCATGAAGGGGGTCTTTGCCTCTGGAGATGTTGTGACGGGCGCCCGTACCGTTGTCGAGGCTGTGGCCTTTTCCAAGCGCGTAGCCGGTGCGATTGAAGCGTATATCGACGCACAAGAGTAATATCATAGAATAAAATCGTACAAGAGTATCAAATGGTTATTTTTTGATGCATGATTTACTATCTTCATCTATCATATAAGATAGAATATCATTCTAGCCCTATTGATTCATAATAACGTGTAAAATTCAGTCTTTAATGTTATAATGAATCATAAATAAGCTAATCACTTGATACTTGGAGGATACTATGGCATTAAAAGTTGTTATTTCACATAAGACACATTACAAATATGACCGATACATTTCACTCTCCCCTCATGTCATCAGGCTTCGCCCTGCTCCTCATAGCCGAACTCCGATAGAGAGTTATTCGCTAAAAATCACGCCAAAAGAGCATTTTATCAATTGGCAACAAGACCCTTTTGGCAATTATCTTGCCCGCATTGTATTTCCTGAAAAAGTCAAAGAATTTGGGATTGATGTTGAGATTATTGCCGACCTTATTACGATTAACCCTTTTGACTTTTTTGTGGATAAGAGTGCCGAAGCGTATCCTTTTAAATACTCAAAAGAGCTCAAAAAAGAGTTGATTCCCTATCTTGAGATTACTGAAAATGGAAAATTATTAACCAAGTTTCTAAAATCTTTGGATCTCAAAAAACAACCCATCAATGATTTTTTGGTCTATCTAAACACTGAAATCAATAAATATTTGAATTATACAATTCGACTTGAAACCGGTGTGCAGACATGTGAAGTCACACTGGATAAGAAGCTAGGTAGCTGTCGCGATTATGCGTGGCTGTTTGTTCAAGTGCTGCGCCATCTTGGACTTGCGGCACGATTTGTTTCGGGTTATTTAGTACAATTAAAAGCTGATGTGAAATCTCTAGACGGTCCGAGTGGGCCGGAAGAGGATTTTACCGATCTTCATGCCTGGACTGAAGTTTATATCCCCGGAGCGGGGTGGATTGGTCTTGATTCTACCAGTGGTTTGTTTGCTGGCGAAGGACATATTCCACTGGCGTGTACGCCATCATTTGAGAGCGCGCATGCGATTGAGGGATTGAGCGATAAATGTGAAACAGAATTTGAATATTCCAATACCGTGACACGTATTTTTGAATCTCCGCGGGTGACAAAACCGTATCGAGAAGACCAATGGAAGGCGATCTATAATCTTGGATTTACGGTTGATGAAGAGCTTGAAGCAAACGATGTGAGACTCTCCATGGGAGGGGAGCCGACTTTTGTGTCGATTGATGATATGGAAGCGGATGAGTGGAACACCAAAGCCGATGGCCCTCATAAAAGAGAGTTGGCAGATACGTTGGCTCGCAAGCTTTTGGGCTCCTTCACAAGAGGGGGATTGCTACATTATGCACAAGGCAAATGGTATCCAGGAGAAGCATTGCCACGGTGGCAAACTTCGATTATTTGGCGTAAAGATGGTAAGAAAATTTGGAAAAACCCTGAACTTTTTGCCGATATGAATAAAACCTACTCTTATACAAACAAAGATGCTTCAAAATTTATGGATATGCTGGCATTGAGTTTAGGCATTAGCCCTAAAAATGTACTGAAAGCTTATGAGGACCCTTATCATTATATTATAAAAGAAGCAGAACTTCCCCTTGATGTGGATCCCTTAAAAGTAAATCTTAAAGATTCTCTAGAGCGACAAAATATCGCTAAAGTGCTCTCACGTGGGCTCAATGAAGAAGTCGGCTATGTGTTGCCTTTGAACTTTGGTGAGACAAAATGGCTGAGTTCGGGTTGGTCTTTTAGAAGAGGGGCGCTGTTTTTGATTCCGGGTGATTCTCCGATTGGATTGCGACTTCCTATGGATTCTTTGGTTGAAAAACCCAAGGCGGAACTCCCGCTTCATTTTGAGCCTGATCTTTTTGCAGACGTTCCAGGTTTTGACAATGTGCGACACAATGTGCGTGAACGTTATGAGCAGATGATTCACACAAAAGACCCAAAAGATGATATGTTTGTCCGAACGGCCATTAATATTGAAGTGCGTGAGGGGAAATTGTTTATTTTCTTGCCCCCTTTAAATCATACGCAAGCCTTTTTGGATTTGATGGCGAGTATCGAAAGTGTCGCTAAGAAGCTTGATATCAAAGTCGTTTTAGAAGGGTATGAACCCGCGCATGATCTCAGAATTGACCGCATCAAAGTGACACCAGACCCGGGTGTGATTGAAGTCAATATTCAGCCGGCGACATCTTGGAAAGATTTAAGTGATAATTTACTCACCCTCTATGAAGATGCCAGACAATCACGACTCGGAACAGAAAAATTTATGTTAGATGGCAAGCATACCGGAACGGGTGGGGGAAATCATGTCACCATTGGGGCGCTGAGACCCGAAGATAGTCCCCTTCTTAGACGTCCGGATTTGTTGCGCTCATTGATTACCTTTTGGCAACACCATCCAGGGCTTTCTTA
This genomic window from Sulfurospirillum sp. 1612 contains:
- the cytX gene encoding putative hydroxymethylpyrimidine transporter CytX — its product is MNQDTMRLSGFQLFALWFGAAISLAEIFTGGFLAPLGFIDGLKAILLGHLIGGIVLILGGVIGANSKLPAMMSTRISFGKYGSYLFSLFNVLQLIGWTAVMIISGGRAANELGKSLFGFDNILSWSLLIGILILLWILLGKEGFKKLNVIAVVLLFALTLLLCFVVFRESSVFQSANSGKMSFGSALELSVIMPLSWLPLIADYTRFSQKKSTGLLGSFFGYFLGSSLMYTIGLAVAIYSKDGDVTVMMSAMHLGFFALCIVLLSTVTTTFLDAYSAGVTFLNVFPKFSERTVAFVMGLIGLVIAIVAPIEEYENFLYAIGSVFAPLFAILLSDYFFFKKERIDENLNLHIGALIIWAIGVYLYYQFITLDLLIGATLPTMLATALLFVITKKGIKTWILEQK
- the thiM gene encoding hydroxyethylthiazole kinase: MDIRTEINQALEKIKREKPLIYHITNYVTVNDCANVVLAIGASPVMADEVQEVAEMVSFCGALVLNIGTSNTRVLESMIVAGRAANAKNIPVILDPVGIGATAFRFKSVEKLMQNVKFSVIRGNMAEIKTIAGLEAKSAGVDSLEDEKESPKIAQALAKHLGCVVAITGQIDSISDGERTYLLSNGHSNLSKVTGTGCMSSSLIGSFLGAKNTPLISAIGGIWSMSMAGEMAVTQLDDIHKMGSFRILLMDEIGQLRGETFDKRGKIEQYK
- a CDS encoding DNA-3-methyladenine glycosylase I; protein product: MHQQRCSWVKLNEPLYVEYHDKEWGKPLHDDRALFELFCLETQSAGLSWLMILKRREGYREAFEGFELENVAQYGEKDVVRILESGQVIKHRAKIESIIDNAKGFLKIKKEYGSLDRYFWNYVGGRAIINHHHDAKEALTQSKISDAMTKDLKKRGFKFVGSVTLYAFMQACGMVNDHEIGCWCHLA
- a CDS encoding NAD(P)-dependent oxidoreductase, whose product is MNKYAIKLAQTCLGCKKPSCQTGCPVNTPIAEMIRLFLAGDIKKAGQMLFDNNPLSVICSLVCPHEKHCEGHCVLNKKQTAVSVGSIENYISDLYINDVQNTKPQTNGHKIAIIGSGPAGIALAFIMATKGYEITMYDSNDKIGGVLRYGIPDFRLNKETLDILITKLQQLGVIIRPNITIGKNITVSDFFRDGFKAVFIGTGVWSPKKLDIKGESLGHVHFAIDYLKSPSVYRLGKKVVVLGAGNVAMDVARTAVRNGAREVYIMYRKGMDDIPASNHEVECAKIDGVKFELYKEPKEINEEGVIYASTNNEESGMLEADSVLVAISQNPKDNISKSTKEIEVDGRGLVIADENGNTTMKGVFASGDVVTGARTVVEAVAFSKRVAGAIEAYIDAQE
- the thiD gene encoding bifunctional hydroxymethylpyrimidine kinase/phosphomethylpyrimidine kinase; translation: MKHCLTIAGSDSSGGAGIQADLKTFSAHGTFGMSVITAVTAQNTQGVFDVQDISPSTIAKQIEAIFDDIRVDGLKIGMVSRPETIEVIATTLQKYSLPPLVVDPVMISKSGFDLLQSDAKKALIELLVPMATIITPNILEAEVMLNHKIKTLEDMMDAAKELHAFGSSYVLIKGGHHIEDATDVLFDGSHVFCLTKERIDTINTHGTGCTLSSAIAANLAQGMNVRDAVDAAKKYITEAIKQGFAIGQGVGPVHHFYNFYHNQE
- a CDS encoding transglutaminase family protein encodes the protein MALKVVISHKTHYKYDRYISLSPHVIRLRPAPHSRTPIESYSLKITPKEHFINWQQDPFGNYLARIVFPEKVKEFGIDVEIIADLITINPFDFFVDKSAEAYPFKYSKELKKELIPYLEITENGKLLTKFLKSLDLKKQPINDFLVYLNTEINKYLNYTIRLETGVQTCEVTLDKKLGSCRDYAWLFVQVLRHLGLAARFVSGYLVQLKADVKSLDGPSGPEEDFTDLHAWTEVYIPGAGWIGLDSTSGLFAGEGHIPLACTPSFESAHAIEGLSDKCETEFEYSNTVTRIFESPRVTKPYREDQWKAIYNLGFTVDEELEANDVRLSMGGEPTFVSIDDMEADEWNTKADGPHKRELADTLARKLLGSFTRGGLLHYAQGKWYPGEALPRWQTSIIWRKDGKKIWKNPELFADMNKTYSYTNKDASKFMDMLALSLGISPKNVLKAYEDPYHYIIKEAELPLDVDPLKVNLKDSLERQNIAKVLSRGLNEEVGYVLPLNFGETKWLSSGWSFRRGALFLIPGDSPIGLRLPMDSLVEKPKAELPLHFEPDLFADVPGFDNVRHNVRERYEQMIHTKDPKDDMFVRTAINIEVREGKLFIFLPPLNHTQAFLDLMASIESVAKKLDIKVVLEGYEPAHDLRIDRIKVTPDPGVIEVNIQPATSWKDLSDNLLTLYEDARQSRLGTEKFMLDGKHTGTGGGNHVTIGALRPEDSPLLRRPDLLRSLITFWQHHPGLSYLFSGTFIGPTSQAPRVDEGRLENLYELEIAFSQIPEDGEVPFWLTDRLFRHMLTDITGNTHRSEFCIDKLYSPDSSSGRLGILELRAFDMPPHQQMALLQMLLVRTLVSLFWRKPYKHKLVRWGTQLHDKFLLKHYVQEDIRDIVEFLNNEGYPFRLDWFDPFFEFRFPLYGMATVENFHLELCAAIEPWHVLGEESSSQGTSRYVDSSLERVQVKVNHFIPERYVLTCNSIVVPLSPTGVEGEYVAGVKYKAWQPWSALHPTIGVDTPLVFDVVDKWNQRSIGGMSYHVAHPGGRTYETFPVNSYEAESRRINRFWDFNHTQGEVEYVSSAVVQQSLVDVNGAKRAVVTTETPHNQEKKRFYFQEVAQSLEYPNTLDLRRKWAKQ